One Sphaeramia orbicularis chromosome 21, fSphaOr1.1, whole genome shotgun sequence DNA window includes the following coding sequences:
- the LOC115411950 gene encoding thrombospondin-type laminin G domain and EAR repeat-containing protein, with translation MWTWRHLLVTGVLLVSGVRGQSWRPCTDLLPLDLLTRALPRPGQAPPPQVQIVQSKGSRGLRLAGATATALSFPASQIFTNCDHFPAEFSLVATFKIPRLRQKRNEYIFSVLEEGSDLLLLGLRLSENRLHFLFIHPAAGGRSRLSFKDVRLDDNRWHTVILAVTGPFATLTIDCGVSLELRQVRPFPESLNTRGSRVYIGSRRRWRGRFSGLLRQLVLLPGSDATPRLCPTSDPGVAELVVPPVLKSTPLQPDQPGPLYPYEAEVRVTLGNRPPCSGSEQGQLWFDVQRKVLFICDGFTWMTLLHNQERLDYVEDYQDLYTNSETFDIEVFSIKSEGLFMAAANRDAHPGSGIYKWTDGSFHLFQNISTREARAWKHFSIDDKDFLVVANSREVEPELSVIYRWSRQRRRFVRHQTLETHSALDWEAFRIHNHSFLVVANHRQDSNHNIHSVIYRWNPNTKLFEVNQTLSTSGAYDWEFFSIGPYHFLVVANTFDGRTTIINSRIYIWMNGCFQTFQDIPTVGATDWEWFQIDGRFFLAVANSQMVPDRGPSVYSINSTVYELNTLTQTFIRFQDILTHSAVDWEFFTVGGDKFLVVGNSHDGVSYSLNSVIYRWQGYEGFVPVHSLPTFGCKDFEHFNTDGRSFLVYSSATSRLSKVFKLKTY, from the exons ATGTGGACGTGGCGCCACCTGCTGGTCACCGGGGTTCTGCTTGTGTCTGGAGTCCGAGGTCAGAGCTGGAGACCCTGCACAG ACCTGCTACCTCTTGACCTGTTGACCCGAGCCCTGCCCCGCCCAggacaagccccgccccctcag GTGCAGATCGTTCAGTCCAAAGGCTCTAGAGGGCTCAGATTGGCTGGCGCCACAGCAACAGCGCTAAGTTTCCCTGCTTCCCAGATCTTCACCAACTGTGACCATTTCCCTGCTGAGTTTTCATTAGTTGCCACCTTCAAGATACCGAGACTGAGACAGAAG AGGAATGAGTACATCTTCTCCGTGCTGGAGGAGGGTTCTGATTTGCTGTTGCTAGGGTTACGTCTCTCTGAGAACCGCCTCCACTTCCTGTTCATACACCCCGCCGCTGGTGGGCGGAGCCGGCTGAGCTTTAAGGATGTCCGATTGGATGATAACCGCTGGCACACAGTGATCCTAGCCGTGACCGGACCATTCGCCACACTGACCATCGACTGTGGCGTCAGTCTGGAGCT TCGACAGGTGCGGCCCTTCCCAGAGTCTTTGAATACCAGGGGGTCCAGGGTCTACATCGGcagcaggaggaggtggaggggacGCTTCTCT GGTTTACTCCGTCAGCTGGTTCTCCTTCCTGGTTCTGATGCCACACCCAGACTGTGTCCAACCTCTGACCCAGGTGTGGCCGAGCTGGTGGTCCCCCCAGTCTTGAAGTCCACCCCACTGCAGCCAGACCAGCCTGGACCCCTTTACCCATACG aGGCGGAGGTCCGGGTGACCCTGGGGAACCGTCCTCCATGTTCTGGGTCAGAACAGGGTCAGCTGTGGTTCGACGTCCAGAGAAAAGTCCTGTTCATCTGTGACGGATTCACCTGGATGACTCTACTGCACA ATCAGGAGCGTCTGGACTACGTGGAGGATTATCAGGACCTTTACACCAACTCTGAGACCTTTGACATAGAGGTGTTTTCCATCAAGTCTGAGGGTCTGTTCATGGCAGCAGCCAACAG GGACGCTCATCCCGGTTCTGGCATCTACAAGTGGACAGATGGTTCGTTCCACTTGTTCCAGAACATCAGCACCCGAGAAGCTCGAGCCTGGAAACACTTCAGTATCGATGACAAG GACTTCCTGGTGGTGGCCAATTCCAGGGAGGTGGAGCCTGAGCTGTCAGTCATCTACCGGTGGAGTCGTCAGCGGCGACGGTTTGTCCGTCATCAGACTCTGGAGACCCACTCGGCTCTGGACTGGGAGGCCTTCAGGATCCACAACCACAGCTTCCTGGTGGTAGCCAATCACAGACAAG ACTCCAACCACAACATCCACAGTGTGATCTACAGGTGGAACCCAAACACTAAG CTGTTCGAGGTGAACCAGACTCTGTCCACATCCGGAGCCTATGACTGGGAGTTCTTCAGCATCGGACCATACCACTTCCTGGTGGTTGCCAACACCTTCGATGGTCGCACCACCATTATCAACTCCAGAATCTACATATGGATGAATGGATGCTTCCAGACCTTCCAAGACATCCCG aCGGTGGGTGCCACTGACTGGGAGTGGTTCCAGATTGATGGTCGGTTCTTTCTGGCCGTTGCCAACAGTCAGATGGTTCCAGATCGAGGTCCGAGTGTTTACAGCATCAACTCCACCGTGTACGAACTCAACACCCTGACGCAGACCTTCATCCGCTTCCAGGACATCCTGACCCACAG TGCTGTGGATTGGGAGTTCTTCACCGTTGGAGGTGACAAGTTCTTAGTTGTTGGAAACTCTCATGATGGCGTCTCGTATTCTCTGAACAGCGTCATCTACAG